A genome region from Anastrepha ludens isolate Willacy chromosome 3, idAnaLude1.1, whole genome shotgun sequence includes the following:
- the LOC128856560 gene encoding uncharacterized protein LOC128856560 isoform X2 → MAKAGKKGQDKRASNTESEKKGKKGRKSSTLSDSSAGKGKKGKGKRKSKGKSSVIDTTTAVEAQPEVPSTPPPPPEPKCNDQQRADEPCRYTEDACCKGAIACRPNHYPGILEEPERMAVVGSESGSYESLCKLVRAGLRCADRIFIMTPWDLREGTAGLLYFNCVHALITYMLDSKKQRMSLKRIRRSVIDDICKEFCEFGPK, encoded by the exons ATGGCAAAGGCAGGCAAGAAAGGCCAGGATAAAAGAGCTTCTAATactgaaagtgaaaaaaagggtaaaaaggGCCGCAAAAGCAGCACCCTTTCTGACTCCTCAGCGGGGAAGGGCAAAAAAGGCAAGGGCAAGAGGAAAAGCAAAGGAAAATCGTCTGTGATTGACACTACAACTGCGGTTGAAGCTCAGCCGGAGGTACCATCGACACCACCGCCACCTCCAGAACCTAAATGCAATGACCAGCAGCGTGCCGACGAACCATGCCGTTACACAGAGGATGCTTGCTGTAAGGGGGCCATTGCATGCCGGCCAAATCATTATCCAGGCATTTTGGAAGAGCCCGAACGCATGGCTGTTGTCGGCTCAGAGAGCGGCAGCTACGAAAGTCTATGCAAATTGGTGCGCGCTGGTTTGCGCTGTGCCGATCGCATTTTCATCATGACACCTTGGG ATTTGCGCGAGGGTACAGCTGGACTTCTCTATTTTAATTGCGTGCATGCATTAATTACTTATATGTTGGACTCGAAGAAGCAACGGATGTCCTTGAAGCGCATAAGACGCAGTGTCATCGATGACATCTGCAAGGAGTTTTGTGAATTCGGacctaaataa
- the LOC128856560 gene encoding uncharacterized protein LOC128856560 isoform X1, whose translation MAKAGKKGQDKRASNTESEKKGKKGRKSSTLSDSSAGKGKKGKGKRKSKGKSSVIDTTTAVEAQPEVPSTPPPPPEPKCNDQQRADEPCRYTEDACCKGAIACRPNHYPGILEEPERMAVVGSESGSYESLCKLVRAGLRCADRIFIMTPWGNYVIFRAHDEENKIYFIYDGCTCNVNRFRYLDLREGTAGLLYFNCVHALITYMLDSKKQRMSLKRIRRSVIDDICKEFCEFGPK comes from the coding sequence ATGGCAAAGGCAGGCAAGAAAGGCCAGGATAAAAGAGCTTCTAATactgaaagtgaaaaaaagggtaaaaaggGCCGCAAAAGCAGCACCCTTTCTGACTCCTCAGCGGGGAAGGGCAAAAAAGGCAAGGGCAAGAGGAAAAGCAAAGGAAAATCGTCTGTGATTGACACTACAACTGCGGTTGAAGCTCAGCCGGAGGTACCATCGACACCACCGCCACCTCCAGAACCTAAATGCAATGACCAGCAGCGTGCCGACGAACCATGCCGTTACACAGAGGATGCTTGCTGTAAGGGGGCCATTGCATGCCGGCCAAATCATTATCCAGGCATTTTGGAAGAGCCCGAACGCATGGCTGTTGTCGGCTCAGAGAGCGGCAGCTACGAAAGTCTATGCAAATTGGTGCGCGCTGGTTTGCGCTGTGCCGATCGCATTTTCATCATGACACCTTGGGGTAATTACGTGATTTTTCGCGCACACGATGAGGAGAATAAAATCTATTTCATTTACGATGGTTGCACATGCAATGTGAATCGCTTTCGATATTTAGATTTGCGCGAGGGTACAGCTGGACTTCTCTATTTTAATTGCGTGCATGCATTAATTACTTATATGTTGGACTCGAAGAAGCAACGGATGTCCTTGAAGCGCATAAGACGCAGTGTCATCGATGACATCTGCAAGGAGTTTTGTGAATTCGGacctaaataa